The Numida meleagris isolate 19003 breed g44 Domestic line chromosome 7, NumMel1.0, whole genome shotgun sequence genome contains a region encoding:
- the C7H1orf210 gene encoding type III endosome membrane protein TEMP isoform X1 yields MAPAGLLGVCGLLCAWGAAAVGQPCSLDHQGWADCSGKSLLHAPSSLPRNITGLDLSFNSLVMPRRGTLLMHFPSLRSLNLSSNALLTLHPAIFSNLGALCLLDLSSCSITYLHTDAFKGLENLHTLLLRNNSLQELEVPFFLPLRSLLHLDLQNNALVSMDTLMLQLMEAIPWVQLDGNPWVCDCAMYPLQQWLKRRQATQVTCASPLDLQGQDISTLDSWELGCQKSQRFPRDVSPAQQTTATNNTTAPPAGKGGRSWPYLVGFLVAAISISILVALVAKCKLCHKNFTSYRHRPLPETSSIGGSPLEEGTGWDRGSSGWSDSENPPVSSVTGLHAEDDDGFIEDNYIQASEQLPEEEERESHISI; encoded by the exons ATGGCTCCCGCCGGCCTGCTGGGTGTCTGTGGCCTGCTCTGCGCCTGGGGGGCAGCGGCGGTgggacagccctgcagcctcGACCACCAG GGATGGGCTGACTGCAGCGGGAAGAGCCTCCTGCACGCTCCAAGCTCCCTTCCAAGAAACATCACCGGCTTAGACCTCTCCTTCAACAGCTTGGTCATGCCGCGTCGTGGGACACTTTTGATGCATTTCCCTTCCCTGCGCTCCCTCAATCTCTCTAGCAATGCCCTGCTCACACTGCACCCTGCcatcttctccaaccttgggGCGCTATGCCTGCTGgacctgagcagctgcagcatcaccTACCTCCACACAGATGCTTTCAAGGGCTTGGAAAACTTGCACACACTGCTTCTAAGAAACAACAGTCTGCAAGAGCTGGAGGTCCCGTTCTTTCTGCCACTGAGAAGTCTTCTCCACCTGGACCTGCAGAACAATGCGCTGGTGTCCATGGACACTCtgatgctgcagctgatggaggCCATCCCGTGGGTCCAGCTGGATGGGAACCCCTGGGTCTGTGACTGTGCCATGTACCCCTTGCAGCAGTGGCTGAAGCGCAGACAAG CCACTCAGGTCACCTGTGCATCACCCTTGGAtctgcagggacaggacatcTCAACTCTGGActcctgggagctgggctgccaAAAAAGCCAGAGGTTTCCTCGAGATGTCAGCCCAGCACAACAGACCACAGCCACAAACAACA ccaccGCGCCACCTgcggggaagggaggaaggagctggCCATACCTAGTGGGCTTCCTGGTGGCAGCCATCAGCATCTCCATCCTGGTCGCTCTGGTTGCCAAGTGCAAGCTCTGCCACAAGAATTTCACCAGCTACCGCCACCGACCACTGCCTGAAACCAGCTCAATCGGAGGCAGCCCCTTGGAGGAGGGCACCGGCTGGGACAGGGGTTCCTCAGGCTGGAGTGACAGTGAGAACCCCCCCGTGTCCAGTGTCACCGGCCTGCATGCTGAAGACGATGACGGCTTCATCGAGGACAACTACATTCAGGCCAGCGAGCAGCTGccggaggaagaggagagggagTCGCACATCTCCATCTGA
- the C7H1orf210 gene encoding type III endosome membrane protein TEMP isoform X2 — MPRRGTLLMHFPSLRSLNLSSNALLTLHPAIFSNLGALCLLDLSSCSITYLHTDAFKGLENLHTLLLRNNSLQELEVPFFLPLRSLLHLDLQNNALVSMDTLMLQLMEAIPWVQLDGNPWVCDCAMYPLQQWLKRRQATQVTCASPLDLQGQDISTLDSWELGCQKSQRFPRDVSPAQQTTATNNTTAPPAGKGGRSWPYLVGFLVAAISISILVALVAKCKLCHKNFTSYRHRPLPETSSIGGSPLEEGTGWDRGSSGWSDSENPPVSSVTGLHAEDDDGFIEDNYIQASEQLPEEEERESHISI; from the exons ATGCCGCGTCGTGGGACACTTTTGATGCATTTCCCTTCCCTGCGCTCCCTCAATCTCTCTAGCAATGCCCTGCTCACACTGCACCCTGCcatcttctccaaccttgggGCGCTATGCCTGCTGgacctgagcagctgcagcatcaccTACCTCCACACAGATGCTTTCAAGGGCTTGGAAAACTTGCACACACTGCTTCTAAGAAACAACAGTCTGCAAGAGCTGGAGGTCCCGTTCTTTCTGCCACTGAGAAGTCTTCTCCACCTGGACCTGCAGAACAATGCGCTGGTGTCCATGGACACTCtgatgctgcagctgatggaggCCATCCCGTGGGTCCAGCTGGATGGGAACCCCTGGGTCTGTGACTGTGCCATGTACCCCTTGCAGCAGTGGCTGAAGCGCAGACAAG CCACTCAGGTCACCTGTGCATCACCCTTGGAtctgcagggacaggacatcTCAACTCTGGActcctgggagctgggctgccaAAAAAGCCAGAGGTTTCCTCGAGATGTCAGCCCAGCACAACAGACCACAGCCACAAACAACA ccaccGCGCCACCTgcggggaagggaggaaggagctggCCATACCTAGTGGGCTTCCTGGTGGCAGCCATCAGCATCTCCATCCTGGTCGCTCTGGTTGCCAAGTGCAAGCTCTGCCACAAGAATTTCACCAGCTACCGCCACCGACCACTGCCTGAAACCAGCTCAATCGGAGGCAGCCCCTTGGAGGAGGGCACCGGCTGGGACAGGGGTTCCTCAGGCTGGAGTGACAGTGAGAACCCCCCCGTGTCCAGTGTCACCGGCCTGCATGCTGAAGACGATGACGGCTTCATCGAGGACAACTACATTCAGGCCAGCGAGCAGCTGccggaggaagaggagagggagTCGCACATCTCCATCTGA
- the TMEM125 gene encoding transmembrane protein 125, giving the protein MPELADLSSPRMPADADHIQRNILEEHVELWWFQDPKKSILCYGMAVVLILACGIGGIILLYSTSSRSGEWRLAVGTTLCLLALLVLLKQLLSSAIQDMNCIRSRHQIELLKSGGFSDCLVLLLSALVLLVCGVVLTVLSTTTMQLSPARPLASMFISGVVLLAAGSTLLLCLLLYLLCTSCCQAAPHGLETGEIRVFTISGRLAANRRLPPTSSMANLI; this is encoded by the coding sequence ATGCCAGAGCTGGCAGACCTGAGCTCCCCCCGCATGCCTGCGGATGCTGACCACATCCAGAGGAACATCCTGGAGGAGCATGTGGAGCTCTGGTGGTTTCAGGACCCCAAGAAGTCCATCCTGTGCTACGGGATGGCTGTGGTGCTGATCCTGGCCTGCGGGATCGGGGGCATCATCCTGCTGTACAGCACAAGCAGCCGCTCTGGGGAATGGCGGCTGGCAGTGGGCACCACGCTGTGcctcctggccctgctggtgctgctgaagcagctgctgagctcgGCAATCCAGGACATGAACTGCATCCGTAGCCGGCATCAGATCGAGCTCCTGAAGAGTGGGGGCTTCTCGGACTGCCTGGTGTTGCTTCTCAGTGCCCTGGTGTTGCTGGTCTGCGGGGTGGTGCTCACCGTCCtctccaccaccaccatgcagctcagcccagcacGGCCACTGGCCAGCATGTTCATCAGTGGGGTTGTCCTGCTGGCCGCCGGCAgcaccctgctgctctgcctgctgctctaCTTGCTCTgcacctcctgctgccaggctgctccCCACGGCTTGGAGACCGGTGAGATCCGAGTCTTCACCATCTCCGGCCGCCTCGCTGCCAACAGGCGGCTTCCTCCCACCTCCAGCATGGCCAACCTGATCTGA